The following coding sequences lie in one Capsicum annuum cultivar UCD-10X-F1 chromosome 5, UCD10Xv1.1, whole genome shotgun sequence genomic window:
- the LOC107871379 gene encoding pleiotropic drug resistance protein 2 isoform X5: protein MFLSDLQILGLDTCADIMVGDQMRRGISGGQKKRLTTGEMLVGPAKVFFMDEISTGLDSSTTFQMVKYMRQMVHIMDVTMIISLLQPAPETFELFDDIILLSEGQIVYQGPRENVLEFFESVGFKCPERKGIADFLQEVTSLKDQEQYWFRKKQPYRFITVAEFAEHFSNFRVGCELFDELGVAYDKSRTHPAALVTEKYGISNVELFKACFSREWLLLKRNSFLYIFKTIQITIMSIIAFTVFFSTEMKAGQIADGGKFCGALFFSLINVMFNGTAELALTLFRLPVFFKQRDSLFYPAWAFALPIWLLRIPISFMESFIWIVLTYYTIGFAPAVSRKFFRFFRQFLVFFVLHQMTLSLFRLIAAIGRTLVVANTIGTFILLIVFVLGGFLVAKDDLGQWIKWGYYVSPMSYAQNAIAINEFLDERWSTPNNDTHFSEETVGKVLLKSRSMYLDEYMFWICVITLFAFSFLFNFCFILALTYLNPSADSKSVALDDDKSTKNELRNHDPKESTEKSSASTTVMFEGIDMAVRNNSSIDKKAAKKRGMVLPFQPLSLAFNHVNYYVDMPAEMKTRGIEGTCFQLLRNVSGAFRPGVLTALVGVSGAGKTTLMDVLAGRKTGGYTDGSIIISGYPKNQSTFARISGYCEQNDIHSPHVTVYESLIYSAWLRLSPDVKKETRKNFVEEVMELVELNPLTNSLVGLPGVDGLSTEQRKRLTIAVELVANPSIIFMDEPTSGLDARAAAIVMRTVRNTVDTGRTVVCTIHQPSIDIFDAFDELLLMKREGQVIYAGPLGHNSRLMIEYFQSVPGVPTIKEGYNPATWMLDITTPAVEAQLNVDFTEIYANSDLYRRNQELIKQLSVPVPGSRDLHFPTKYSQPFINQCKACFWKQYLSYWRNPQYNATRFFMTAMIIIIFGIIFWDKGNKMYKLQDLLNLLGAMYAAVVFLGGANTPAVQSIVAVERTVFYRERAAGMYSALPYAFAQVAIETIYVAIQTFIYSLLLFSMIGFHWTAVKFCWFYFFVFMCFVYFTMYGMMLVALTPSYPIAFIVMSFFLSFWNLFSGFLIPRTQIPIWWRWYYWGSPVAWTIYGLVTSQVGDKDDNIEVPGIGEIPLKLLLKEYLGFEHDFLGVVAVAHVAWVVLFCFVFAYGIKFLNFQRR from the exons ATGTTCTTAAG TGATCTGCAGATTCTTGGGCTGGATACCTGTGCTGATATAATGGTCGGTGATCAGATGAGACGGGGTATATCAGGTGGACAAAAGAAGCGGCTGACGACAG GAGAAATGTTGGTTGGTCCTGCTAAAGTTTTCTTTATGGATGAAATCTCGACGGGCCTTGACAGCTCTACGACATTTCAAATGGTCAAATACATGAGGCAGATGGTCCATATCATGGATGTAACTATGATAATATCCCTTCTTCAACCTGCACCTGAAACTTTTGAACTTTTCGATGACATTATTTTGCTGTCGGAGGGACAAATTGTCTACCAAGGTCCACGTGAGAACGTGCTTGAGTTTTTCGAAAGTGTTGGATTTAAATGCCCAGAAAGGAAAGGAATTGCTGACTTTCTGCAAGAGGTTACTTCTCTAAAGGACCAAGAACAGTATTGGTTCAGAAAAAAACAACCTTACAGATTCATTACCGTGGCTGAATTCGCGGAACACTTTAGCAATTTCCGTGTTGGATGTGAACTTTTTGATGAACTTGGAGTTGCTTATGACAAAAGCAGAACTCATCCTGCTGCACTTGTCACAGAAAAATACGGAATCTCCAACGTGGAACTCTTCAAGGCATGTTTTTCAAGAGAATGGCTATTGTTGAAGCGGAATTCGTTCTTATACATATTCAAGACAATCCAGATTACTATTATGTCGATAATAGCCTTTACAGTATTCTTTAGCACAGAGATGAAAGCCGGACAGATTGCAGACGGAGGCAAATTTTGCGGTGCATTGTTTTTCAGCCTCATCAATGTAATGTTTAACGGTACTGCAGAACTTGCATTGACGCTTTTCAGACTTCCCGTGTTCTTTAAACAACGAGATTCTCTATTTTACCCGGCCTGGGCTTTTGCTCTCCCCATTTGGCTTTTAAGAATCCCCATCTCGTTTATGGAATCATTTATATGGATTGTCCTTACTTATTATACAATCGGTTTTGCTCCTGCTGTAAGTAG GAAATTTTTCAGGTTTTTCCGCCAATTCTTGGTATTTTTCGTGCTGCACCAGATGACATTGTCTCTCTTCCGTCTAATTGCTGCAATTGGAAGGACTCTAGTAGTTGCAAACACAATCGGAACTTTCATTCTACTGATAGTCTTTGTGCTTGGTGGTTTCCTTGTTGCTAAAG ATGACCTCGGACAATGGATAAAATGGGGCTACTATGTGTCTCCGATGTCTTATGCACAGAATGCAATAGCCATCAACGAGTTTCTGGACGAAAGATGGAGTACA CCTAACAATGACACACATTTCTCCGAGGAAACAGTTGGCAAGGTTCTTCTTAAGTCAAGGAGCATGTACTTGGACGAGTATATGTTCTGGATATGTGTCATCACCTTATTTGCCTTCTCATTTCTCTTCAACTTCTGTTTCATCTTGGCGTTGACATACTTAAACC CATCTGCTGATTCTAAATCTGTCGCTTTGGATGATGACAAAAGTACTAAAAACGAGCTGAGAAATCACGATCCCAAAGAATCAACGGAGAAGAGTTCAGCATCTACCACCGTAATGTTTGAAG GTATAGATATGGCTGTAAGGAATAACTCGAGTATTGACAAAAAAGCCGCCAAAAAAAGAGGAATGGTGCTTCCTTTTCAGCCGTTATCACTTGCATTTAACCATGTCAATTACTATGTCGATATGCCAGCA GAAATGAAAACACGAGGAATTGAAGGGACTTGTTTCCAATTGTTACGAAATGTCAGTGGCGCGTTCAGGCCTGGAGTCCTTACGGCCTTAGTTGGTGTAAGTGGAGCTGGGAAGACTACTTTGATGGATGTCTTAGCAGGAAGAAAAACCGGAGGCTACACTGACGGAAGTATTATCATTTCTGGTTATCCGAAAAACCAATCTACTTTTGCTCGGATAAGCGGTTATTGTGAACAGAATGACATTCATTCTCCACATGTTACTGTTTATGAGTCATTGATATATTCAGCTTGGTTGCGTCTCTCTCCCGATGTCAAAAAGGAAACTAGGAAG AATTTCGTCGAGGAAGTAATGGAACTAGTCGAGTTGAATCCTCTCACGAATTCTCTAGTTGGTCTGCCAGGGGTAGACGGTCTCTCAACTGAACAACGAAAGCGACTGACTATAGCCGTGGAACTTGTAGCAAATCCATCTATTATTTTCATGGATGAACCTACATCAGGACTTGACGCCAGAGCCGCAGCAATTGTGATGCGAACTGTGAGAAATACAGTTGATACAGGCCGAACTGTCGTGTGCACTATCCACCAGCCAAGCATAGATATTTTTGACGCTTTTGATGAG CTGTTGTTAATGAAAAGAGAAGGACAAGTCATTTATGCAGGTCCTCTCGGACACAATTCTCGCCTAATGATTGAGTATTTTCAA TCTGTTCCAGGAGTTCCGACAATCAAAGAGGGATATAATCCAGCTACCTGGATGTTGGATATCACAACTCCAGCCGTTGAGGCTCAACTTAATGTGGACTTCACAGAAATTTACGCCAACTCTGATCTGTACAG GAGGAATCAAGAACTAATTAAACAGTTAAGTGTTCCAGTACCAGGGTCCCGAGACCTTCATTTTCCTACGAAATACTCCCAACCGTTCATCAATCAGTGCAAGGCTTGTTTTTGGAAGCAATACTTGTCCTATTGGAGGAATCCGCAATATAATGCCACACGATTTTTCATGACAgcgatgatcattatcatattcgGAATTATCTTCTGGGATAAAGGAAACAAAAT GTACAAACTACAAGACTTATTGAATCTACTTGGAGCTATGTATGCTGCTGTTGTGTTCCTTGGCGGAGCAAATACTCCAGCTGTTCAGTCGATTGTGGCAGTAGAAAGAACAGTCTTTTATCGTGAACGAGCAGCAGGGATGTATTCTGCGCTGCCTTACGCATTCGCTCAG GTGGCCATAGAGACTATCTACGTCGCGATCCAGACTTTTATTTACAGCCTCCTCCTATTCTCAATGATCGGTTTCCACTGGACAGCCGTTAAATTCTGCTGGTTCTATTTCTTCGTCTTCATGTGCTTCGTCTACTTCACTATGTATGGAATGATGCTTGTAGCACTCACACCAAGCTACCCGATTGCTTTCATCGTCATGTCATTCTTCCTCAGTTTTTGGAACTTGTTCTCCGGTTTCCTTATCCCTAGAACG CAAATTCCGATATGGTGGAGGTGGTATTACTGGGGTTCTCCAGTAGCATGGACGATATATGGTCTCGTAACATCTCAAGTAGGTGACAAAGACGATAACATTGAGGTACCAGGCATAGGCGAAATACCATTAAAGCTACTGTTAAAAGAATATTTGGGATTTGAGCATGACTTCTTGGGAGTTGTTGCTGTTGCTCATGTTGCTTGGGTTGTTCTATTCTGCTTTGTTTTTGCATATGGCATCAAGTTCTTGAATTTCCAAAGAAGATAA